A part of Leptospira yasudae genomic DNA contains:
- the mutY gene encoding A/G-specific adenine glycosylase, with protein MTAATDLIDSNLFPELRKDLLSWFHKNKRDLPFRINKNAYRIWVSEIMLQQTRVNAMLPIYEAFLRRFPEPKALQEAGEEEVMKYWKGLGYYSRARNLKKGAELIVEKHRGSFPQNYEEALSIPGVGSYTAAAVLSIAYGKRHAVLDGNVKRVLSRLFLITSDPGLSSTNQFLANLAQEFLTSESPGDHNEAMMELGALVCVPAPNCTACPLEKRCAARIAGKEKEIPAPKSVENWIDLDLNFLYLKSEEELLLVKDPKRRFFKTIYSLPFRLEGKHPYESDEWIEELFEDDRIVKNAIHARHSITNHKIRLKFSELETKNRKTVEAVLRKRKDVEFKWVRESELKEEFPSSISGKLSKLRNKNKKHPELPVGKS; from the coding sequence GTGACAGCGGCAACCGATCTCATCGACTCCAATCTTTTTCCGGAACTCAGAAAGGATCTTCTTTCCTGGTTTCACAAAAACAAACGAGACCTTCCGTTTCGAATCAATAAAAACGCATATCGAATTTGGGTAAGCGAGATTATGCTGCAGCAAACCCGCGTCAACGCGATGCTTCCGATTTACGAAGCCTTCCTCCGAAGATTTCCCGAACCCAAAGCGCTGCAAGAAGCCGGCGAAGAAGAAGTCATGAAGTATTGGAAGGGGCTCGGTTATTATTCCCGTGCGAGAAACTTGAAAAAGGGCGCGGAGTTGATCGTGGAAAAACACCGAGGTTCGTTTCCGCAAAACTACGAAGAAGCGTTGTCCATTCCCGGCGTGGGAAGTTATACCGCGGCCGCGGTCTTATCGATCGCATACGGAAAACGTCATGCGGTGTTGGACGGAAACGTGAAGCGAGTGTTGTCCCGATTGTTTTTGATCACGTCCGATCCGGGTTTGAGTTCCACCAATCAATTTCTTGCGAACCTTGCGCAGGAATTCCTAACCTCCGAATCTCCCGGAGATCACAACGAAGCGATGATGGAATTGGGAGCGCTCGTTTGTGTTCCCGCTCCGAATTGCACCGCTTGTCCTTTGGAAAAACGCTGCGCCGCGAGAATTGCGGGAAAGGAAAAGGAAATTCCCGCTCCGAAATCGGTGGAGAATTGGATCGATCTGGATCTCAATTTTTTATATTTAAAATCGGAAGAAGAACTTCTTTTGGTGAAAGATCCGAAACGAAGATTTTTCAAAACGATTTATTCATTACCGTTTCGATTGGAAGGAAAACATCCGTATGAGTCGGACGAATGGATCGAAGAACTTTTCGAGGACGATCGGATCGTAAAGAACGCGATTCACGCAAGACATTCGATCACCAATCATAAGATTCGGCTTAAGTTCAGCGAACTCGAAACGAAGAACCGCAAGACAGTGGAAGCCGTTTTGCGGAAACGAAAAGACGTCGAGTTCAAATGGGTCCGAGAATCGGAACTCAAGGAAGAATTTCCTTCGTCCATCTCCGGCAAACTGAGCAAACTCAGAAATAAAAATAAAAAACATCCGGAACTTCCGGTGGGAAAATCATGA
- a CDS encoding adenylate/guanylate cyclase domain-containing protein, whose protein sequence is MNELAEFAKSIAIGSPEDIIRREEDYYRALSRIVRYRNKEALTREMMNHLVNSDRNRILAEKKKADVLLQNILPEYMIEELKLKGKVRPIQHENAVVIITDFVGFSDISRYMSPNELLKELSIYFDEFERICTKHRIEKVKTIGDAFLAVGGLGGYKRTAKLDSILASLEMMEYTEMKKKERIKDGDDAWGLRIAIHSGTLIAGVVGHTKIAFDIWGHTVNLASRIENIGEPGKITVSKSVYNDVRDYFDCAYIGMKELKGVGSHDLYTIDSIKKNLGDPQSMQTPGPNFKRLYHALEEGKHIMFSEGKYHISNPAKQGKQQPVLARE, encoded by the coding sequence TTGAACGAACTGGCGGAATTCGCGAAGAGCATCGCGATCGGAAGTCCGGAAGACATCATCCGAAGGGAAGAGGATTACTACCGCGCGTTAAGCCGGATCGTCCGTTATCGAAACAAGGAAGCTCTCACGCGGGAGATGATGAATCACTTGGTCAACAGCGATCGGAATCGGATTCTCGCGGAGAAAAAAAAGGCGGACGTTCTTTTGCAGAACATTCTTCCCGAATACATGATCGAAGAGTTGAAGCTCAAGGGAAAGGTAAGGCCGATCCAACACGAAAACGCGGTGGTGATCATCACGGACTTCGTCGGTTTTTCGGATATCAGCCGTTATATGAGTCCGAACGAACTTTTAAAAGAACTTTCGATCTACTTCGACGAGTTCGAACGAATCTGCACCAAACATAGAATCGAAAAGGTAAAGACCATCGGGGACGCGTTTCTTGCGGTGGGAGGTTTGGGCGGATACAAACGAACCGCGAAACTCGATTCCATTCTGGCATCTTTGGAAATGATGGAATACACGGAAATGAAAAAGAAGGAACGAATCAAGGACGGAGACGACGCATGGGGACTTCGGATCGCGATTCATTCCGGAACCTTGATCGCGGGGGTAGTCGGTCATACGAAGATCGCGTTCGATATTTGGGGACATACGGTCAACCTCGCTTCCCGGATCGAAAACATCGGAGAACCCGGAAAGATCACCGTTTCCAAATCGGTCTACAACGACGTGCGTGATTATTTCGATTGTGCGTATATAGGTATGAAGGAACTCAAAGGTGTGGGCAGTCACGATCTTTATACGATCGATTCCATTAAGAAGAATCTGGGAGATCCGCAGTCCATGCAGACGCCGGGTCCGAATTTCAAACGTTTGTATCACGCTTTGGAAGAGGGAAAACACATCATGTTCTCCGAAGGAAAGTATCATATCTCGAATCCGGCCAAACAAGGAAAGCAGCAACCCGTTCTTGCGAGAGAATAA
- a CDS encoding ArsR/SmtB family transcription factor, protein MSKEKSALKKNQLESAIRGIKGIAHPDRLQILFFLSQKEHSVGELVDLLGISQSAASQHLSKMKINGILSSRKESNQVFYYLKDGKYKDLIRTIVKIYG, encoded by the coding sequence ATGTCTAAAGAAAAATCAGCATTAAAGAAAAACCAGTTGGAATCGGCAATTCGCGGAATCAAGGGGATCGCTCACCCAGACCGTCTGCAGATTCTTTTCTTCCTATCTCAGAAAGAACACAGCGTAGGTGAACTTGTGGATTTATTGGGAATCAGCCAATCTGCGGCTTCTCAACACCTGAGCAAAATGAAGATCAACGGAATTCTTTCCAGCAGAAAAGAATCCAACCAGGTCTTCTACTATCTGAAAGACGGAAAATACAAGGATCTGATCCGTACGATCGTAAAAATCTACGGTTAA
- a CDS encoding histidine kinase → MAKSFQDLDQKLSELIQTRSRITVQSSRMNSKLEKYVLRIITEILTKVGQTRYIEMLYTITKEMSINGVKANQKRVFFEDEGLDIRNPEHYEKGITAFKAKFSEKMADEYGKRCLARGISVKLNITYTNEGVVVEVTNNTPVIEEEEERMREKMRKAMGYNDIAEFYMDNMDNTEGAGLGIALIMILLKSENIDPHLFRIMTHEHQTIARVEIPFSERYISIRSKELKENNLGH, encoded by the coding sequence ATGGCAAAAAGTTTTCAAGACTTAGATCAAAAGCTGTCCGAACTCATTCAAACTCGTTCCCGAATCACGGTTCAATCCTCCCGGATGAACTCCAAACTTGAAAAATACGTTCTCCGAATTATTACGGAAATCTTAACCAAGGTCGGCCAAACCCGATACATCGAGATGTTGTATACAATCACCAAAGAGATGTCCATCAACGGAGTGAAAGCCAATCAGAAGAGGGTCTTTTTCGAAGACGAAGGATTGGATATTCGAAATCCTGAACATTATGAAAAAGGAATTACCGCTTTTAAAGCGAAGTTCTCCGAGAAGATGGCGGACGAATATGGCAAGCGATGTCTTGCTCGCGGCATTTCTGTAAAATTAAACATTACTTATACGAACGAAGGTGTTGTCGTCGAGGTAACGAATAATACTCCCGTAATTGAAGAGGAAGAGGAACGGATGCGGGAGAAGATGAGAAAAGCGATGGGTTATAACGATATCGCCGAATTCTACATGGACAATATGGACAACACGGAAGGCGCCGGATTGGGAATCGCTCTGATTATGATTCTATTAAAAAGTGAGAATATAGATCCGCACCTATTCCGTATCATGACTCACGAACACCAAACGATTGCAAGAGTCGAAATCCCGTTTTCGGAACGTTATATAAGCATTAGAAGCAAAGAATTAAAGGAAAATAATCTTGGACATTAA
- a CDS encoding MBL fold metallo-hydrolase, with amino-acid sequence MSTEVAQPDNSQKNIQRELTLEIDTNYAVEIAEDVYWIGFYDERESLHCNPYMIKNGDSTILIDPGSIPDFPVVARKIFSLVAPDSIETIILQHQDPDLCANVPIFEDLRGDTQVQLVAETRTVYLIKHYGVKGSVVRIGDSLTDFESPSGRKLQFISTPFAHSPGAMITYDVKSKVLFTSDILGGLGKEWALYHDARALDNMKAFMQAYIPSNLALRYALLRIQSFDAEVIAPQHGQIIRKEQLPSIIEELWNLPCGLDLIKDDMIQKARKGDRS; translated from the coding sequence TTGTCAACAGAAGTAGCTCAACCGGATAACAGTCAAAAGAATATACAAAGAGAATTAACGCTTGAAATCGATACGAATTACGCGGTGGAAATCGCCGAAGACGTATACTGGATCGGTTTCTACGACGAAAGGGAATCGCTTCACTGCAATCCCTACATGATCAAGAACGGGGACAGCACCATTCTGATCGACCCCGGTTCCATTCCGGACTTCCCCGTGGTCGCAAGAAAGATCTTCTCCCTTGTCGCGCCGGATTCGATCGAAACCATCATTCTGCAGCACCAGGACCCCGATCTTTGCGCGAACGTACCCATCTTCGAAGATCTAAGGGGGGATACTCAAGTGCAGCTCGTCGCAGAAACGAGAACCGTCTATCTCATCAAACACTACGGAGTAAAGGGAAGCGTCGTTCGGATCGGGGACTCGTTGACCGATTTCGAATCTCCGAGCGGAAGGAAACTGCAGTTTATCAGCACGCCCTTCGCTCATTCTCCCGGAGCGATGATTACGTATGACGTAAAGTCGAAAGTGCTTTTTACGAGCGATATTTTAGGCGGTCTCGGAAAGGAATGGGCCTTGTATCACGACGCGAGGGCTTTGGACAACATGAAAGCGTTCATGCAGGCCTATATTCCTTCCAATCTGGCTCTGCGTTATGCGCTTCTTCGGATTCAAAGTTTCGACGCGGAAGTCATCGCGCCCCAACACGGACAAATCATCCGCAAAGAACAGCTTCCTTCGATCATCGAAGAACTCTGGAATCTTCCCTGCGGTCTGGATTTAATCAAGGACGATATGATCCAAAAAGCGAGAAAAGGAGATAGAAGTTGA
- a CDS encoding UbiD family decarboxylase: MKLRSTAEFVQELQRQKELLVIEEEVDPILELAEIQRRVVAKRGPALLFKNVKGSRFSVATNLYGSENRMRIAFGEDPVRFVQKIAHTIQHILPPTPSKIWGLRNIAFQTLKVGLKKVGTAPVLENTLDSLHELPTIKSWPKDGGNFVTLPLVYTESPKTGKGNLGMYRIQIHGPMETGMHIQIHRGGGNHYYEAEKQGQALPVHIYAGGPPGLTIAAVAPLPEEISELILASLLLGEKLKVKRDSNVSPLPIVADADFMIQGVIPPKIRKPEGPFGDHYGYYALKHDYPIVQVQKIYHRKDAIWPATVVGRPPQEDHWIAEYLQDLLSPMFPVVMPAVKGVWAYEESGVHSLAAAVVQERYQGEAFTGALRILGEGQLSLTKVLLVTDQNVELKNFRETFISVLERMNPVTDLHIFSNISQDTLDYTGPEVNKGSKAILLGSGKKKNDLKTIFRGKFANSSFTDPKVPYPGVLVVSGPKYKFKDGVPAKLLKEKSIRDFLFVFIVDDSEDATKSDHDFIWSIFTRFEPAGDIYADTKLIRNHPALYPPVVVDCRIKTWYPPLTEADPKTIRKVDDRFGRLIDSL, encoded by the coding sequence ATGAAACTCAGATCCACTGCGGAATTCGTACAAGAACTGCAAAGACAAAAGGAACTGCTCGTCATCGAGGAAGAGGTCGATCCGATCTTGGAGCTCGCCGAGATTCAAAGAAGGGTCGTCGCCAAACGAGGCCCCGCTCTTCTTTTTAAAAACGTAAAGGGTTCTCGTTTCAGCGTAGCGACCAATCTCTACGGTTCCGAAAACAGAATGAGGATCGCGTTCGGAGAAGATCCGGTTCGATTCGTACAAAAGATCGCTCATACGATTCAACACATTCTGCCTCCGACCCCTTCCAAGATTTGGGGGCTGAGAAACATCGCGTTTCAAACGCTGAAAGTCGGATTAAAAAAGGTCGGCACGGCCCCCGTTCTGGAAAACACATTAGATTCTTTGCATGAACTGCCGACGATCAAATCCTGGCCGAAGGACGGGGGAAACTTCGTGACTCTTCCCTTGGTGTATACGGAAAGTCCCAAAACCGGAAAGGGAAATCTGGGAATGTATCGGATTCAGATTCACGGTCCGATGGAAACCGGAATGCACATTCAGATTCATCGAGGCGGCGGAAATCATTACTACGAAGCCGAAAAACAGGGACAGGCTCTGCCCGTTCATATCTACGCGGGCGGTCCTCCCGGATTGACGATCGCCGCGGTGGCACCTTTGCCGGAAGAAATCAGCGAACTCATTCTCGCATCGTTATTGTTAGGTGAAAAGCTTAAAGTAAAACGCGATTCGAACGTTTCTCCTCTTCCGATCGTTGCCGACGCGGATTTTATGATTCAAGGAGTGATCCCGCCGAAGATCCGAAAGCCGGAAGGACCGTTCGGGGATCATTACGGTTATTATGCGTTGAAGCACGATTATCCGATCGTGCAGGTTCAAAAAATCTATCATCGAAAGGATGCGATCTGGCCCGCGACCGTGGTTGGCCGTCCTCCGCAAGAGGATCACTGGATCGCGGAATATCTTCAGGATCTTTTATCTCCTATGTTTCCGGTCGTAATGCCCGCGGTAAAAGGCGTCTGGGCGTACGAAGAATCGGGCGTACATTCTCTTGCAGCTGCGGTCGTTCAGGAAAGATACCAAGGAGAAGCGTTTACCGGAGCATTGCGGATTTTGGGAGAAGGGCAGTTGTCCCTGACGAAGGTGTTGCTCGTCACGGATCAAAACGTGGAGCTCAAAAACTTTAGAGAAACGTTTATTAGCGTATTAGAAAGAATGAATCCTGTTACGGACCTTCATATCTTTTCGAACATTTCCCAGGATACTCTGGATTACACCGGACCGGAAGTGAACAAGGGAAGCAAGGCGATTCTTTTGGGATCGGGTAAAAAGAAGAACGATCTCAAAACGATTTTCCGAGGCAAGTTTGCGAATTCTTCCTTTACCGATCCGAAGGTTCCGTATCCGGGAGTCTTAGTGGTTTCCGGGCCGAAGTATAAGTTTAAGGACGGAGTTCCCGCGAAACTTCTGAAAGAAAAATCGATCCGAGATTTTCTTTTCGTTTTTATCGTGGATGATTCGGAGGATGCGACTAAAAGCGATCACGACTTTATCTGGTCGATCTTTACGAGATTCGAACCCGCAGGAGATATCTACGCCGATACGAAATTAATCCGAAATCATCCGGCGCTGTATCCTCCGGTCGTAGTCGACTGCAGAATAAAAACCTGGTATCCTCCCTTGACGGAAGCGGACCCGAAAACGATCCGAAAGGTCGACGATAGATTTGGTAGACTGATAGACTCACTTTAG
- a CDS encoding PAS domain S-box protein, producing MNSGWESSQEFKPPIFRTNQRGAYTSSNLEFLTFLELNAEREESFRFSKTISDFIGEFAKNAFKDKLITAIDFTTEVGYIKTRSVFLRKVFKDEEVSEVEGVLLPEQAERGETDDERKIEINRSYLIANEINQWILKSKSVQELYGGICKILVAEENFGFVCFGTVESRKNVIFQVAYAGENLFAFQEESEAIDLGPALRVIKTGSPLIVEDIAAQEDFGSWKDICVNAGYQSMGVFPIFLVGELTSVLCIFSKQKNYFLEEEATTYAGIARNLELGLKNIRESEQRFLAVNAMRESDERFQAIFETVVDAIIMITPKGTIIMFNTAAERMFGYNFTEVVGKNIKFLMPEPYHSEHDHYLKRYLETGEKKIIGIGREVMALRKDGTVFPVELAVSEFFQNQNQYFVGVIRDMTARKKSETELKEKTNALEELNRSLEARVDAEIDSRREQEKAMILRSRLADMGEMIGNIAHQWRQPLNAIGLFVQDFLYAYEAEELDEKYIRQSTDKIMNLIEQMSGTIDDFRNYFRPNKTKERFSLKTVINKTFSLVEESLKNQNISIYFNPSSDYEVFGFPNEFSQVILNVIGNARDAIMETHPSEPEIRIELEMKEDKKLVTIRDNGGGIEKTVLDKLFQPYFTTKDQGKGTGIGLYMSKSIIENNMGGSIYAYNSERGAVMVIELP from the coding sequence ATGAATTCCGGCTGGGAATCTTCTCAAGAATTCAAACCACCCATCTTCCGAACCAATCAGCGCGGAGCGTATACGTCTTCCAATCTTGAGTTTTTGACGTTTTTGGAATTGAATGCGGAACGGGAAGAATCCTTCCGATTTTCAAAAACCATTTCCGATTTTATCGGAGAATTTGCAAAGAACGCTTTTAAAGATAAGCTGATCACCGCGATCGATTTTACGACCGAGGTCGGATATATCAAGACGAGATCCGTATTTCTTCGAAAGGTTTTCAAAGACGAAGAAGTTTCCGAGGTAGAAGGGGTTCTTCTTCCCGAACAGGCCGAACGAGGCGAAACGGACGATGAAAGAAAAATCGAAATCAATCGATCCTATCTCATCGCAAACGAAATCAACCAATGGATCTTGAAGTCCAAATCCGTTCAGGAGCTCTACGGAGGAATCTGCAAGATTCTCGTCGCGGAGGAGAATTTCGGGTTTGTATGCTTCGGAACGGTGGAATCTAGGAAAAACGTAATATTCCAAGTCGCTTATGCGGGGGAGAATCTCTTCGCTTTCCAGGAAGAATCCGAGGCCATAGATCTAGGACCGGCGCTGCGCGTGATCAAAACCGGAAGCCCTCTCATCGTGGAAGATATCGCCGCCCAGGAAGATTTCGGAAGTTGGAAAGACATCTGCGTAAATGCGGGGTATCAGTCCATGGGAGTTTTTCCGATCTTTCTTGTGGGGGAACTCACTTCCGTTCTTTGTATCTTTTCCAAACAAAAGAACTATTTTCTCGAAGAGGAAGCGACTACGTATGCGGGGATCGCAAGAAACTTAGAATTAGGATTAAAGAATATTCGAGAAAGCGAACAGAGATTTCTCGCGGTCAACGCGATGCGCGAAAGCGACGAACGCTTTCAGGCCATCTTCGAGACCGTGGTCGACGCGATCATCATGATTACTCCGAAGGGGACGATCATCATGTTCAATACGGCCGCCGAAAGAATGTTCGGCTATAACTTCACCGAAGTCGTCGGTAAGAATATCAAGTTTTTGATGCCCGAGCCGTATCATTCGGAACACGATCATTATCTGAAACGGTATCTCGAAACCGGCGAAAAAAAGATCATCGGTATCGGAAGGGAAGTTATGGCTCTTCGAAAGGACGGAACCGTTTTCCCGGTGGAACTCGCGGTTTCGGAATTCTTCCAAAACCAGAATCAGTATTTTGTCGGCGTGATCCGCGACATGACGGCGCGTAAAAAATCGGAAACAGAACTCAAAGAAAAGACGAACGCATTGGAGGAATTGAATCGAAGTCTGGAGGCAAGGGTCGATGCGGAGATCGATAGCCGAAGAGAACAGGAAAAGGCGATGATTCTTCGTTCCAGACTCGCGGATATGGGCGAAATGATCGGCAATATCGCACATCAGTGGAGACAGCCGTTGAACGCGATCGGATTGTTCGTGCAGGATTTCTTATACGCTTACGAAGCGGAGGAACTGGACGAAAAATACATCCGTCAATCGACGGACAAGATCATGAATCTGATCGAGCAGATGTCGGGCACGATAGACGATTTCAGGAATTATTTTCGTCCTAATAAAACGAAGGAAAGGTTTTCGCTCAAAACGGTGATCAATAAAACGTTTTCCCTCGTGGAAGAAAGTTTAAAAAATCAAAATATTAGTATTTACTTTAATCCTTCTTCCGATTATGAAGTATTCGGTTTTCCTAATGAATTCTCCCAGGTGATTTTGAACGTGATCGGAAACGCAAGGGACGCGATTATGGAAACGCATCCTTCCGAGCCGGAAATCAGGATCGAACTCGAAATGAAAGAAGATAAAAAACTCGTAACGATCCGAGATAACGGCGGAGGAATCGAAAAGACGGTGTTGGACAAACTCTTTCAGCCTTACTTTACGACCAAAGATCAAGGGAAAGGGACCGGAATCGGCCTCTATATGTCCAAATCCATCATCGAAAACAACATGGGCGGCAGCATCTACGCATACAATTCCGAGCGGGGCGCGGTGATGGTGATAGAACTTCCATGA
- a CDS encoding SDR family oxidoreductase — protein MDIKGKTVLVTGSAGGLGKAMAEHFAKKGAKIVLSDISEEKLKEAENDIKALGAEVFSFKADVSKEEDAEKLMQSAVKHFGSLDVAVLNAGILRDGLLVKTDKETGKVVSKMSLSNWQSVIDVNLTGVFLTGREAAIQMIESNSKGVIIPIASVAMHGNPGQTNYSAAKAGVAAMTKLWAKELSRYGIRVAGIAPGFIKTEMVMKDMNPEALKKWEALIPIGRLGEPYEIALTAEFIANNDLVSGVVLEISGGVKI, from the coding sequence TTGGACATTAAAGGGAAAACAGTACTTGTAACCGGTTCCGCAGGCGGACTTGGAAAAGCGATGGCGGAGCATTTCGCCAAAAAAGGGGCAAAAATCGTCCTTTCAGACATATCTGAAGAAAAACTGAAAGAAGCCGAAAACGACATCAAAGCTTTAGGAGCGGAAGTATTCTCTTTCAAAGCGGACGTATCCAAAGAAGAAGATGCAGAAAAGCTTATGCAGTCTGCGGTAAAACATTTCGGAAGTTTGGATGTCGCAGTATTGAACGCCGGAATCTTAAGAGACGGTCTTCTCGTAAAAACGGATAAGGAAACGGGCAAAGTCGTTTCTAAAATGTCCTTATCGAATTGGCAATCCGTCATCGACGTGAATCTTACCGGAGTGTTTCTTACGGGAAGAGAAGCGGCGATCCAGATGATCGAAAGCAACAGCAAAGGTGTTATCATTCCGATTGCGTCGGTTGCGATGCACGGCAACCCGGGACAAACGAATTATTCCGCCGCAAAAGCCGGTGTTGCCGCAATGACAAAACTGTGGGCAAAAGAGTTAAGTAGATACGGCATTCGTGTGGCAGGTATTGCGCCCGGATTTATAAAAACAGAAATGGTTATGAAGGATATGAATCCGGAAGCATTAAAAAAATGGGAAGCTCTTATACCGATTGGTAGATTAGGAGAACCTTATGAAATCGCGCTCACTGCTGAGTTCATTGCTAACAACGATTTAGTGTCCGGAGTTGTATTAGAAATATCAGGTGGAGTAAAAATTTAA
- a CDS encoding response regulator, with amino-acid sequence MKQIALKILYVEDEELIRVMMVRFLERFAISVCSAENGKIAWDVFLEYQPDVVITDIKMPVLDGIELTKKIRAQNSNIPIAAMTAFSEPEIIEAARIAGVNEIFIKPVSVEKIRELLLTYEK; translated from the coding sequence ATGAAACAAATCGCATTAAAGATTCTTTATGTAGAAGACGAAGAGCTGATTCGAGTGATGATGGTCCGTTTTTTGGAACGTTTTGCGATTTCCGTATGTTCCGCGGAGAACGGAAAAATCGCATGGGACGTATTCCTTGAGTATCAACCTGACGTTGTTATTACCGATATCAAAATGCCCGTGTTAGACGGAATCGAACTTACGAAAAAAATAAGAGCACAAAATTCTAATATTCCGATTGCAGCCATGACGGCCTTCTCGGAACCTGAGATTATTGAAGCGGCTCGTATCGCGGGAGTGAATGAAATTTTCATCAAACCTGTGAGCGTCGAAAAGATCAGAGAGCTTCTTCTTACATACGAAAAATAG
- the rfaD gene encoding ADP-glyceromanno-heptose 6-epimerase, producing MTKKRCIVTGGAGLIGSNLIEELNRQGIDEILVVDHLGTSSKWKNLLGKKYSDYLEKDRFLESAVRSDLLKDYDILFHLGACSSTTETDASYLIENNFEYTKLLAKESLKNGLRFVYASSAATYGDGANGYDDKASIDSLKPLNMYGYSKHMFDLYAQKQGFLNRITGIKYFNVFGYGEGHKGDMRSVVLKGYEQIKKEGKIRLFKSYKPEYKDGEQKRDFLYAKDAAKITAYLAFGGHGGLYNLGRGIAETWNDLVSAIFDTLKLPKNIEYTEMPESLKAKYQYYTCADTTKLLKTGYSEGFTKLSDAVREYVTLLDEEEGT from the coding sequence ATGACGAAAAAAAGGTGCATCGTAACCGGAGGAGCCGGGCTGATCGGTTCCAATCTGATCGAAGAACTCAACAGACAAGGAATCGACGAGATTCTCGTCGTGGATCATCTTGGAACTTCCTCCAAATGGAAGAATCTGCTCGGTAAAAAATATTCGGACTATTTGGAAAAGGATCGTTTCCTCGAATCTGCGGTTCGTTCCGACTTATTAAAAGATTATGATATTCTGTTTCATTTGGGAGCGTGTTCCTCGACCACGGAAACGGACGCTTCCTACCTGATCGAAAACAATTTCGAATACACAAAGCTGCTCGCGAAAGAATCGTTAAAGAACGGATTGCGTTTCGTTTACGCTTCTTCCGCCGCGACCTACGGAGACGGAGCGAACGGATACGACGACAAGGCTTCGATCGATTCTTTGAAACCTCTGAACATGTACGGATATTCCAAACATATGTTCGATCTCTACGCGCAAAAACAGGGATTTCTCAATAGAATCACCGGAATCAAATACTTCAACGTGTTCGGTTACGGAGAAGGGCACAAAGGAGACATGAGAAGCGTCGTGTTGAAAGGATACGAGCAGATTAAAAAAGAGGGAAAGATCCGTCTTTTTAAATCCTACAAGCCCGAATATAAGGACGGGGAACAGAAGCGCGACTTTTTATACGCGAAGGACGCGGCAAAGATCACCGCCTATCTGGCGTTTGGCGGTCACGGCGGTCTTTACAACCTCGGGAGGGGAATCGCCGAAACATGGAACGATCTGGTTTCCGCGATCTTCGATACGTTGAAACTTCCTAAGAACATAGAGTATACTGAAATGCCCGAATCCTTAAAAGCGAAGTATCAATACTACACCTGTGCCGATACGACGAAACTGCTGAAAACGGGTTATAGCGAGGGTTTTACGAAATTGAGCGATGCGGTGAGGGAGTATGTAACCCTCCTCGATGAGGAAGAGGGTACATAA